The following are from one region of the Entelurus aequoreus isolate RoL-2023_Sb linkage group LG17, RoL_Eaeq_v1.1, whole genome shotgun sequence genome:
- the LOC133632333 gene encoding gastrula zinc finger protein XlCGF8.2DB-like: MMDDYCYAKMATSAKRESERESAPPTENNLKSEDEGVQQLIGNPEEVSPQFGGSSTLKQETPQPPCIKKEEEELCITQEGECLLGREEADYTKFPRSILSVKIEDDEEKPQVDNLLAPLSDSEAEDEVEVTLSSDTDCEGDMRTHTDNKHSECSTKKKSKNCFSCSVCAKSFPKNSQLTYHMRTHTGETPFTCPFCCNSFSQKSSWTRHMKLHTGEKPFNCSVCGKSFSQKSNWASHNRTHTGEKPYSCSVCGKGVARKNHLTEHMRMHTGEQPYNCSVCGKRFSLQGSLTQHMRTHTGEKKFTCSVCGKSCSQSTHLTGHMRIHTGEKPFNCSVCCKRFSHSSGLSQHMRRHTGQKTFNCSVCPESFSLKGNFTQHMKTHAGEKIYSCSV; the protein is encoded by the exons atgatggacgactactgctatgctaagatggcgacgtccgctaaaagagaaagtgaaagagaatcagcgccaccaacggagaacaatctgaaaagcgaagatgaag gtgtccagcagctgatcggtaatccagaagaagtttcccctcagttcggggggagctccactttgaagcaggagactccacaaccaccctgcattaaaaaggaagaggaggaactctgcatcactcaggagggagagtgtcttctaggacgagaggaagctgattacaccaagtttccacggAGTATTCTCTCCGTGAAgattgaagatgatgaagagaaaccacaagtagacaacctcttagctccactatcagatagtgaggctgaagacgaggttgaagtaactttgagcagcgatacagactgtgaaggtgatatgaggactcacactgacaacaaacactctgaatgctctacaaagaagaaaagtaaaaattgtttcagctgctcagtttgtgctaaaagcttTCCTAAAAACAGCCAATTAACTtatcacatgagaacacacacaggagaaacacCATTTACTTGTCCATTTTGCTGTaacagcttttctcaaaagaGCAGTTGGACCCGTCACATGAAactgcacacaggagaaaaaccatttaattgttctgtttgcggcaaaagcttttctcaaaagagcaattGGGCGTCTCACaacagaacacacacaggagaaaaaccgtaTAGTTGTTCCGTTTGTGGTAAAGGTGTTGCCAGAAAGAaccatttgactgaacacatgagaatgcACACAGGAGAACAACCATATAActgttcagtttgcggtaaaagGTTTTCTCTACAGGGCAGTTTGacgcaacacatgagaacacacacaggagaaaaaaagtttacttgttcagtttgtggtaaaagctgtTCTCAAAGCACCCATTTGActggacacatgagaatacacacaggagaaaaaccctttaattgCTCAGTTTGCTGTAAACGTTTTTCTCATAGCAGTGGTTTGAGTCAACACATGAGAAGGCACACTGGGCAAAAAACTtttaactgttcagtttgtcctGAAAGCTTTTCTCTCAAGGGCAATTTCAcacaacacatgaaaacacacgctggagaaaaaATATACAGCTGCTCAGTTTGA